Proteins found in one Maridesulfovibrio sp. genomic segment:
- a CDS encoding esterase-like activity of phytase family protein: MKNLKFRHLLAGGVLGLALSFNAIYAQANDQANVSVLKATQKIDRNGVRLPYTVLRSDMLDGLKPNQNMEVRNGGFGSAMTAHPTVANQFYALTDRGPNAKYSTKAYGKGKIFPTPDYTPRIGLFELQQDGSVKLVKTILLRRPDGTRITGLPNSSALGGTGETPYHNDGSPILKNGEKPFNNDASSPDYNPIRKDDYGLDGEGLVAVSDGTFWVSDEYGPHMVHFDSEGKEIERINAFRADKRCKVNLPAEFANRRPNRGMEGLAITPDEKTLVGIMQSTMRNPNKSVQKLDATRIVTIDPQTGAVSQFLYKQEKTANSNSEIVAVSPTKFLVIERDGKFLNKDAKAQKHVYLIDLSTGTDLEKVSGNGLKQDEKLGLLINGMTVEQAVQKGGWEMLEAAGIKPVSKKLVVDMVKEVGYPHDKMEGLWLINETTLGVLNDDDFASWSTKGKLHQKMLNDTMIDGNTLYIVDIKLD, from the coding sequence ATGAAAAATTTAAAATTTCGTCATCTTCTCGCCGGAGGCGTCCTCGGACTTGCCTTGAGTTTTAATGCAATTTATGCTCAGGCAAACGATCAGGCCAATGTCAGCGTCTTAAAAGCGACGCAAAAAATCGACCGCAACGGAGTACGACTTCCGTATACTGTTTTGCGAAGCGACATGCTCGATGGCTTGAAACCGAATCAAAACATGGAAGTCCGCAATGGCGGATTTGGTTCAGCAATGACTGCGCACCCTACCGTTGCCAATCAATTCTACGCCCTGACTGACCGCGGCCCGAACGCTAAATACTCCACAAAGGCATACGGCAAGGGGAAGATTTTTCCGACTCCTGATTACACCCCCCGCATCGGACTTTTCGAACTTCAACAGGACGGCAGTGTCAAACTCGTAAAAACAATCCTGCTCCGTCGTCCTGACGGAACACGCATCACCGGCCTTCCAAACTCATCTGCACTGGGCGGTACTGGCGAAACACCTTACCACAATGACGGCAGTCCCATTCTCAAAAACGGCGAAAAACCATTCAACAACGATGCATCCAGCCCGGACTATAATCCAATCCGTAAGGATGATTACGGTCTCGATGGAGAAGGACTTGTCGCTGTTTCCGACGGGACATTCTGGGTCAGTGACGAATACGGGCCCCACATGGTCCATTTTGACAGCGAGGGAAAGGAAATCGAACGCATCAACGCTTTCAGAGCCGATAAACGGTGCAAGGTCAATCTGCCTGCAGAATTTGCCAACCGTCGTCCCAACAGAGGGATGGAAGGCTTAGCCATTACCCCGGATGAGAAAACCCTGGTGGGCATCATGCAGTCCACCATGCGCAACCCGAACAAGAGTGTTCAAAAACTGGATGCCACCCGCATTGTCACAATCGATCCGCAAACAGGAGCTGTCTCACAATTCCTTTACAAGCAGGAAAAGACGGCAAACTCCAACTCTGAAATCGTTGCGGTTTCCCCAACGAAGTTCCTGGTCATTGAGCGTGACGGCAAATTTTTGAACAAGGACGCCAAAGCGCAAAAGCATGTGTATCTCATCGATCTTTCAACCGGAACTGATCTGGAAAAAGTGTCCGGCAACGGTTTGAAACAGGATGAGAAGCTTGGCCTTCTCATAAATGGCATGACCGTTGAACAGGCTGTTCAAAAAGGCGGCTGGGAAATGCTTGAGGCGGCTGGAATAAAGCCCGTTTCCAAGAAGCTTGTCGTGGATATGGTCAAAGAAGTCGGCTATCCGCACGACAAGATGGAAGGGCTCTGGTTGATTAATGAGACCACTCTTGGAGTCTTGAACGATGATGATTTTGCATCATGGTCCACCAAAGGCAAGCTGCATCAAAAAATGCTCAACGACACCATGATCGACGGCAATACGCTGTACATCGTCGACATAAAACTTGATTAA
- a CDS encoding 2-amino-3,7-dideoxy-D-threo-hept-6-ulosonate synthase: MNGTNRRFKRLFDQKSGNSLILALDHGANEGMIEGLGSIQSILESLPASGVQGVILNKGLARHYGHLVPLDVNLIIQLNAGTRHGSPAYNKNIVCSITEALRLGADAVSMHVNIGNELEDRMLVDLGEITDEAHQFGLPVLATVLARGSQIVNEHDSSLVAHCIRIGAELGPDIVAVSYPNNGDTFVKAVAASPIPVLVTGGPLGQNVEGAMNNTKQGLESGCKGCCIGRNIFQTENPIESLEKFAQIAHKKPVISED; this comes from the coding sequence ATGAATGGAACTAACCGCCGCTTCAAAAGGCTATTTGACCAGAAAAGCGGAAACTCACTGATTCTGGCCCTCGACCACGGAGCGAATGAAGGGATGATCGAAGGGCTCGGCTCTATCCAATCCATCCTTGAGTCACTCCCCGCTTCAGGCGTTCAGGGAGTAATTCTCAACAAAGGCTTGGCCCGCCATTACGGCCATCTGGTACCGCTGGATGTAAATCTCATCATCCAGCTTAATGCAGGCACAAGGCACGGCTCACCAGCATACAATAAGAACATAGTCTGCTCCATCACCGAAGCCCTGCGCCTTGGAGCCGACGCGGTTTCCATGCATGTAAACATAGGCAATGAGCTTGAAGACCGCATGCTTGTGGACCTCGGCGAAATAACTGATGAAGCGCACCAGTTCGGACTCCCGGTACTGGCAACAGTCCTCGCCCGCGGAAGCCAGATAGTAAATGAGCACGATTCCAGCCTAGTAGCCCACTGTATCCGCATCGGTGCTGAACTGGGACCGGATATCGTAGCCGTCTCATACCCCAACAACGGAGATACTTTTGTGAAAGCTGTGGCTGCCAGCCCGATTCCGGTCCTCGTGACAGGCGGACCGCTGGGACAGAATGTAGAAGGTGCCATGAACAACACCAAACAGGGGCTTGAGTCCGGCTGCAAGGGCTGCTGCATAGGCCGCAACATCTTCCAAACTGAAAACCCCATTGAAAGCCTTGAAAAATTCGCACAAATAGCACACAAAAAACCTGTTATTTCAGAAGATTAG
- a CDS encoding RsmB/NOP family class I SAM-dependent RNA methyltransferase — protein MNTDLRTFRLVCSPKDVPAVEELLRAQGFEFRPEPFYSMARILEKEPFPLGESVAARFGRIYIQDRSSMLPPLMLAPDEGDRVLDMCAAPGSKTGLLARLVGRSGFVLASEPSSDRLALLRQNLRKVQAVNTATVHYESQKLPLPPSSWKTIQLDPPCSGWGTLNKNPKAMEVWKGEKTVPLVNLQRKLLSKAYELLAPGGRLVYSTCTTNVQENEEQTRFAVEELGFELYSLPRPEGFTIADPLLPETEGVLRVDGSGGGQGFYLCGLRKPGNEEAQIPDSCNPPGKKINLKKTEIPGSVDLSSLPDGEIYEFKGKAMFLNKHALEILPEKLRWQGFHIGKVNRDKFRPDPFARCLLPEKPNSSALVIDKPQDITNLLAGQSLPAPPKGKGPVGLYYKDMLLGFTGKKGTRFIWTDK, from the coding sequence ATGAACACAGATTTGAGAACTTTCAGGCTGGTCTGTTCCCCGAAAGATGTACCCGCAGTTGAAGAGCTGCTCCGGGCGCAGGGCTTTGAATTCAGGCCGGAACCATTTTATTCCATGGCCCGCATTCTAGAGAAAGAACCTTTTCCGCTGGGTGAGTCGGTTGCTGCAAGATTCGGAAGGATTTACATTCAAGACCGTTCCTCCATGCTGCCCCCGCTTATGCTCGCCCCCGATGAAGGCGACAGGGTACTGGACATGTGCGCCGCTCCCGGCAGCAAAACAGGACTGCTGGCAAGGCTTGTAGGCCGCAGCGGTTTCGTACTGGCAAGTGAGCCGTCAAGTGATCGGCTGGCCCTGCTGCGACAGAATCTGCGAAAAGTCCAAGCTGTAAATACTGCAACTGTTCATTACGAATCTCAAAAGCTTCCACTGCCCCCATCAAGCTGGAAAACAATCCAGCTCGACCCACCCTGCAGCGGCTGGGGAACATTGAATAAAAACCCCAAAGCGATGGAAGTATGGAAAGGGGAAAAAACCGTCCCGCTGGTAAACCTGCAACGCAAACTGCTCTCCAAGGCATATGAACTGCTCGCTCCCGGAGGACGACTGGTTTATTCCACCTGCACCACAAACGTACAGGAAAATGAAGAGCAGACCAGATTTGCCGTTGAGGAGCTGGGTTTTGAATTATACAGCCTTCCCCGCCCCGAGGGTTTCACCATTGCCGACCCGCTCCTGCCTGAGACAGAAGGAGTGCTGAGAGTGGACGGATCAGGAGGCGGACAGGGATTCTACCTATGCGGACTGCGCAAACCCGGTAACGAAGAAGCGCAAATCCCGGATAGCTGCAACCCTCCGGGTAAAAAAATAAATTTGAAAAAGACCGAAATACCCGGCAGCGTAGATCTTTCTTCGCTTCCGGACGGTGAAATATATGAATTCAAAGGCAAAGCAATGTTCCTGAACAAGCACGCCCTTGAAATCCTTCCCGAAAAATTGCGCTGGCAAGGCTTTCACATCGGCAAAGTCAATCGGGACAAATTCAGGCCCGATCCATTTGCCCGCTGCCTGCTCCCGGAAAAACCGAACAGCTCAGCGCTTGTAATTGATAAACCGCAGGACATTACCAACCTGCTTGCAGGACAAAGCCTGCCCGCCCCACCCAAAGGAAAAGGTCCGGTGGGGTTATACTATAAAGACATGCTGTTAGGATTTACCGGAAAAAAAGGAACCCGGTTCATCTGGACAGATAAGTAA
- a CDS encoding FG-GAP-like repeat-containing protein — MAFRRVMIFLIVALSMLATTAAFAQEARSYAVYPFEINGPAQYKYLSRGVQTMLISRLNWTGHFEPMAGSSSLKESDVPKGEIEEVKKIKTLGVDYLAIGSVVIAGKQASVDVRMIDGDGKSWTKTAETTISGLIPAIDGLAKEIKGQLFQKPGSKKASEEEQKREEARPDSPVNPEFVTAAGAGKVLESTINPQFRYQGGAQTPGRWRSQSMKFVNRGGFVQDVTGDGKKDLVALTEHEVKILSIEGQRLKEIASYDFGKRASGLRISGIDLDRDGVYEVVLCTEVDRKPLSYIISFKGKTAKVLLDRDRNFLSVVRTPPNFTEALVGQRFDPNRTFYSKHLVEYTFANGKLIPIRKMNVPEYANVFNLTYLPLKGDDYKIIVLNKYGRINLYDKKLEPLYESNDSYNSSAVSIELVSKLIGMNEVSEKSKLEHNYFIPMPVTVASISDPTKKEVLLNKDLSVAGQVFSNYKNFSQGEIHAEFWDGVGLNLAWKTRRIKGTVTSYGVADIDNDGEDELFCLMNTYPGSLGIKYRKTLVMAYELNMGQ, encoded by the coding sequence ATGGCGTTTCGTCGTGTAATGATTTTTTTAATTGTCGCACTTTCCATGCTTGCGACCACAGCGGCTTTCGCGCAGGAAGCCCGCTCTTATGCAGTTTACCCTTTTGAGATTAATGGTCCGGCACAGTATAAATATCTGAGTCGCGGCGTTCAGACCATGCTCATCTCCCGTCTTAACTGGACCGGGCATTTTGAGCCCATGGCCGGTTCTTCCAGCTTGAAAGAATCTGACGTGCCTAAGGGTGAAATTGAAGAAGTAAAAAAGATTAAAACTCTTGGTGTTGATTATCTCGCTATCGGGTCAGTCGTCATCGCCGGTAAGCAGGCTTCTGTTGATGTCCGCATGATTGATGGTGACGGCAAGTCCTGGACCAAAACAGCTGAGACTACCATTTCCGGTCTGATTCCCGCTATTGACGGCCTTGCAAAAGAAATCAAAGGTCAGCTTTTCCAGAAGCCGGGTAGTAAAAAAGCCAGTGAGGAAGAGCAGAAGCGTGAAGAAGCTCGTCCTGACAGTCCTGTGAATCCTGAATTTGTTACTGCTGCCGGCGCCGGAAAAGTACTTGAAAGTACAATTAACCCTCAGTTCAGATATCAGGGCGGAGCCCAGACTCCGGGCCGTTGGCGCAGTCAGAGCATGAAGTTCGTTAACCGTGGCGGATTTGTGCAGGATGTGACCGGTGACGGTAAGAAGGATCTGGTTGCCCTTACTGAGCACGAAGTAAAAATACTCAGCATTGAAGGGCAGCGCCTGAAAGAAATTGCTTCCTACGATTTCGGAAAACGTGCTTCGGGATTGCGTATCAGCGGTATTGATCTGGATCGTGACGGAGTTTACGAGGTTGTGCTGTGTACTGAAGTAGATAGAAAACCGCTTTCTTATATTATTTCTTTTAAAGGCAAAACAGCGAAGGTTCTGCTTGACCGTGACCGGAATTTCCTTTCCGTGGTCAGAACTCCTCCGAACTTCACCGAAGCACTCGTAGGCCAGCGTTTTGACCCCAATAGAACATTTTACTCCAAGCATCTTGTTGAATACACTTTCGCCAATGGTAAGCTGATACCTATCCGCAAGATGAATGTTCCCGAATATGCCAATGTTTTTAACCTGACTTATCTGCCGCTGAAAGGTGATGACTATAAAATCATTGTCTTGAATAAATATGGTCGAATTAATCTTTACGATAAAAAGCTGGAGCCTCTTTACGAAAGTAACGACAGCTACAACTCTTCAGCCGTTTCTATTGAGCTTGTTTCAAAGTTGATAGGTATGAATGAGGTGAGCGAAAAAAGCAAGTTGGAGCATAATTATTTTATACCCATGCCTGTAACTGTTGCGTCGATCTCCGATCCAACTAAAAAAGAAGTTCTTTTGAATAAGGACCTTTCTGTCGCCGGGCAGGTGTTCTCCAACTATAAGAATTTTTCGCAGGGAGAAATCCATGCTGAATTCTGGGACGGAGTCGGTTTGAATCTGGCATGGAAGACACGCCGGATTAAAGGAACCGTTACCTCATACGGCGTTGCCGATATTGATAATGATGGAGAGGATGAACTCTTTTGCCTCATGAATACTTATCCGGGATCATTGGGGATTAAATACCGCAAGACACTGGTTATGGCCTACGAACTCAATATGGGCCAGTAA
- a CDS encoding TRAP transporter substrate-binding protein produces the protein MMRTGKVTGILTVLMFCVSLLGSFAVASAAEISLSYANFPPAKTFPCIQMERWKQEVEKRTGGKVQVQTYPGSTLLGAKNTLRGVMQGQADIGCISLAYHPGVFPLCSVFELPLGFTSSYSASLALWDLYNKFQPKEFRKFKVLTMFASAPSNLMTKQPVRSLADLNGLELRASGILSKILESLGATPVSMPMSATPEALQKGVVKGLFSSFEVLKDLNFAEICRYETETNTAVYPFAIIMNRNSWNALPDDVKKVLNDLGREQAEWTGKYMDQHVKDSLAWAKDKYSIEMIKMSEADMKTIKEKTLPLIEDWKKKAAAKGVDADAVLSEVEASRVKYEK, from the coding sequence ATGATGAGAACCGGAAAAGTGACCGGAATTCTGACTGTTCTTATGTTTTGTGTGTCTTTGCTTGGGTCTTTTGCTGTTGCATCTGCTGCGGAGATAAGCCTGAGTTACGCAAACTTTCCGCCTGCAAAGACCTTTCCCTGCATCCAGATGGAGCGTTGGAAGCAGGAAGTTGAAAAAAGAACCGGTGGCAAGGTTCAGGTGCAGACTTATCCCGGTTCAACCCTGCTTGGCGCCAAGAATACCTTGCGCGGAGTAATGCAGGGACAGGCCGATATCGGTTGTATCAGCCTCGCTTATCATCCGGGTGTGTTTCCTCTTTGTTCCGTGTTTGAACTGCCTCTGGGATTTACCTCTTCCTATTCCGCCAGTCTCGCACTCTGGGATCTCTATAATAAATTTCAGCCCAAGGAATTCCGTAAGTTCAAGGTTCTGACCATGTTTGCCTCTGCTCCTTCCAATCTCATGACCAAACAGCCTGTACGCTCTCTTGCCGATCTCAATGGCCTTGAATTGCGGGCATCAGGAATTCTGTCCAAGATTCTTGAATCACTCGGTGCCACACCGGTATCAATGCCCATGTCGGCAACTCCTGAAGCATTACAGAAAGGTGTGGTAAAAGGTCTCTTCTCTTCTTTTGAAGTCCTTAAGGACCTTAACTTTGCCGAGATCTGCCGTTATGAGACAGAAACCAACACAGCTGTTTATCCTTTTGCTATTATCATGAATAGAAATTCATGGAATGCCCTGCCCGATGATGTAAAAAAAGTACTTAATGATCTGGGCCGCGAACAGGCAGAATGGACCGGTAAATATATGGATCAGCACGTCAAGGATTCTCTTGCATGGGCCAAGGATAAATATTCAATTGAAATGATCAAGATGTCTGAAGCCGATATGAAAACCATTAAGGAAAAAACTCTGCCGCTGATCGAAGATTGGAAGAAAAAAGCAGCAGCGAAAGGTGTTGACGCAGACGCCGTGCTTTCAGAAGTGGAAGCTTCCCGCGTTAAATATGAAAAATAA
- a CDS encoding TRAP transporter small permease — MIDYLEKIAIWICRILAVIAGAALTLMIVLACANMVSRAVWLPVKGTFELMGFLGAVTAGFSLGFSQLHRSHIAVGLFFRLFPRPVQILLDVLAGAVSCVFFIFCANETYKWGMFLREIGEVSETLGILFHPFVFAVAVGCLSMAFVIMLDIFRILRGKEPLKPV, encoded by the coding sequence ATGATTGATTACTTGGAAAAAATAGCGATTTGGATCTGTCGGATTCTGGCTGTTATTGCCGGAGCGGCGTTAACCCTGATGATCGTACTGGCCTGCGCAAATATGGTTTCGCGTGCTGTATGGCTTCCGGTTAAGGGCACCTTTGAGCTGATGGGGTTCCTCGGAGCGGTTACTGCCGGATTTTCTTTAGGATTTTCGCAGCTTCACCGTAGTCATATTGCCGTAGGATTATTTTTCAGGCTTTTTCCGCGTCCGGTCCAGATACTGCTTGATGTTTTGGCCGGGGCAGTTTCCTGTGTCTTTTTTATCTTTTGTGCCAATGAGACCTATAAATGGGGAATGTTCCTGCGTGAGATAGGAGAAGTGTCCGAGACTCTGGGAATTCTTTTTCATCCTTTCGTCTTTGCCGTCGCTGTCGGCTGTCTGTCCATGGCTTTTGTGATTATGCTTGATATCTTTCGTATTCTGCGCGGCAAAGAGCCGCTTAAACCCGTTTAA
- a CDS encoding TRAP transporter large permease, which yields MEPITVGILGILCLLLVILVLRLPVGFAMGIIGFVGFAKVLNLKAAYGMLGTEIWNVFSSYGLTVIPLFILMGQICFYSGVNERLYKSAYAWMGHIRGGIAMATVLACAGFAAICGSNTATAATMSTVALPEMKKFNYNPVLSTGSVAAGATLGVVIPPSVVLIIIGLQTGESISRLFMGSVIPGILLCLLFLLTVYLMCVAHPDWGPAGPKATFKEKLASLPGSIEMIILFILVMGGLFVGWFTPTEAGAAGSAFALLISMVSREMTFKRFAAAVSDTLKVSCMIMVVMLGAVIFGRFLAVTRIPFEAASFVAGLPIPPTVIILLICIIYAIGGMVMDALALLLITIPIFFPIVSAMGYDPVWFGVLITIVTTLGAITPPVGVTTFIVASMAEDVSIDRVFLGVSYFMIAYVVLVGIMLAFPATVTFMPGLL from the coding sequence ATGGAACCGATTACTGTTGGAATTCTGGGCATCCTCTGCCTGTTACTGGTTATTCTCGTGTTGCGTTTACCTGTTGGCTTTGCCATGGGAATTATCGGGTTTGTCGGCTTTGCGAAAGTGCTGAACCTGAAAGCCGCTTACGGGATGCTGGGTACCGAAATATGGAATGTTTTTTCCTCTTACGGATTGACTGTCATTCCTTTGTTCATCCTCATGGGCCAGATATGTTTCTATTCCGGGGTTAATGAGCGATTGTACAAGTCCGCATACGCATGGATGGGCCATATACGCGGTGGTATTGCCATGGCAACGGTTTTGGCCTGCGCTGGCTTTGCTGCAATTTGCGGCTCCAATACAGCCACGGCTGCGACCATGTCCACAGTGGCCCTGCCGGAGATGAAAAAATTCAACTACAATCCTGTTCTCTCCACCGGTTCTGTCGCCGCTGGAGCAACACTCGGTGTGGTTATTCCACCCAGTGTGGTACTGATCATTATCGGTCTGCAGACCGGGGAATCCATCAGTCGGCTGTTTATGGGCAGCGTCATTCCCGGAATCCTGCTCTGCCTGCTTTTTCTGCTTACGGTCTATTTGATGTGTGTTGCCCATCCTGATTGGGGTCCGGCCGGTCCGAAAGCTACATTCAAGGAAAAACTGGCTTCTCTGCCCGGTTCCATTGAGATGATCATTCTTTTTATATTGGTTATGGGCGGACTTTTTGTCGGCTGGTTCACTCCTACAGAGGCCGGTGCCGCCGGTTCTGCCTTTGCGCTTTTGATTAGTATGGTTTCCCGGGAGATGACCTTTAAGCGATTTGCCGCTGCCGTAAGCGATACCTTGAAGGTCTCCTGCATGATCATGGTTGTCATGCTCGGTGCGGTTATTTTCGGGCGTTTCCTCGCCGTGACCCGTATTCCGTTCGAGGCGGCTAGTTTTGTGGCCGGACTGCCTATCCCCCCCACAGTGATTATCCTGCTTATCTGCATAATCTATGCGATCGGCGGAATGGTCATGGACGCTCTGGCTCTGCTGCTTATTACCATCCCGATCTTTTTCCCCATTGTCAGCGCCATGGGTTACGATCCGGTCTGGTTTGGCGTTCTGATCACTATTGTAACGACTCTGGGGGCTATCACACCTCCGGTAGGCGTGACGACATTCATCGTTGCTTCCATGGCCGAGGATGTCTCAATCGACCGTGTTTTTCTGGGCGTCAGCTATTTCATGATTGCCTATGTGGTTTTGGTTGGGATCATGCTCGCTTTTCCTGCAACAGTGACTTTTATGCCCGGTTTATTATAA
- a CDS encoding RluA family pseudouridine synthase, whose protein sequence is MAAEFVEVTKAEAGQKLVRFLERRVDSAVPRSAIMRWIRKGNVRVDKGRCKPFDLVKEGQTVRIPPYQAEETKGKKLPALPIIYEDDDYLAVCKPAGLPTQGGTGHEDSVADRLLSMFADAPYKPAPAHRLDRDTSGVILAGKSHKGQKNLSVFFAEHGEGGKYYLAEVDGCWPHDDWTELRDMMEKRGPKGREKVVVGSGKEAVSSVCTVKKGEKASLLIVKLHTGRTHQIRVQLSSRGFPIIGDSKYGGKNGSMKLHCLRIETPWFTAFCSPDWDSLPEISECYFL, encoded by the coding sequence ATGGCTGCTGAATTTGTAGAAGTAACCAAAGCCGAAGCAGGGCAGAAGCTGGTCCGCTTTCTGGAGCGAAGGGTGGACAGTGCTGTTCCTCGTTCGGCCATTATGCGCTGGATTCGCAAAGGTAATGTGCGGGTCGATAAAGGGCGTTGCAAGCCTTTCGATCTGGTAAAAGAAGGTCAGACGGTGCGTATCCCGCCGTATCAGGCGGAGGAAACGAAGGGGAAGAAGCTGCCCGCATTACCGATAATTTATGAGGACGATGATTATCTGGCTGTCTGCAAGCCTGCCGGGTTGCCTACACAAGGTGGAACAGGGCATGAGGATTCCGTCGCGGACCGTCTTCTTTCCATGTTTGCTGATGCTCCCTACAAACCCGCTCCGGCGCATAGATTGGATCGCGATACGTCCGGAGTAATCCTTGCGGGTAAATCTCATAAGGGGCAGAAAAATCTGTCTGTCTTTTTTGCTGAACACGGCGAAGGTGGAAAATATTATCTTGCGGAGGTTGATGGATGCTGGCCTCATGATGACTGGACCGAGTTGCGGGATATGATGGAAAAGCGCGGTCCCAAGGGACGCGAAAAGGTTGTGGTTGGTTCAGGTAAAGAGGCCGTAAGCTCTGTTTGTACTGTAAAAAAAGGCGAAAAGGCATCGCTGCTTATCGTAAAGCTTCATACCGGACGTACCCACCAGATAAGGGTACAGCTTTCCTCGCGCGGATTTCCCATTATCGGAGATTCCAAATATGGCGGTAAAAATGGATCAATGAAATTACACTGCCTGCGTATAGAAACCCCTTGGTTTACTGCCTTCTGTTCACCTGATTGGGATAGTCTGCCTGAAATTTCCGAATGTTATTTTCTTTAA
- a CDS encoding DUF2975 domain-containing protein has product MENIKKMSIFLKYAFLLTLIVIPILEFAGWFLFDGNPQSFFISEFLVVIDPDYLSGLTGEQKVFGALVSVPYAALKMYCCWQMVKLFELYSHGRIFTADNSMCYRKAAWALLIGEIVYPFIQSAASYIATMNNAVGERLICVSFDDTNMGNIVVACVVLAISWVMDEGRKLQDEAELTI; this is encoded by the coding sequence ATGGAAAACATTAAGAAGATGAGTATTTTTTTAAAGTATGCATTTTTACTGACATTAATAGTCATCCCCATTCTTGAGTTTGCCGGATGGTTTTTATTTGATGGTAACCCGCAATCGTTTTTTATTTCAGAATTTTTGGTCGTAATAGACCCTGATTACTTGTCGGGGTTGACTGGCGAGCAAAAAGTATTTGGAGCATTAGTCTCTGTCCCGTACGCCGCTCTGAAAATGTATTGCTGCTGGCAGATGGTCAAATTGTTCGAGCTTTATTCACATGGCCGAATTTTCACTGCCGACAACTCTATGTGTTACAGAAAAGCAGCATGGGCGTTGCTCATAGGAGAGATTGTCTATCCCTTTATCCAGTCCGCGGCTTCGTATATTGCAACTATGAATAATGCGGTAGGTGAGAGGCTTATTTGCGTTTCTTTTGACGATACCAATATGGGTAACATCGTTGTCGCTTGTGTCGTTCTGGCCATATCATGGGTTATGGATGAAGGGCGCAAGCTTCAGGATGAAGCTGAATTAACCATTTAA
- a CDS encoding helix-turn-helix transcriptional regulator, whose amino-acid sequence MPILVNLDVMLAKRKVSSKELAKSVGITPQNLSVLKTGKAKAIRFSTLDAICTVLECQPGDILEFKAEKDDDF is encoded by the coding sequence ATGCCGATACTTGTCAACCTCGATGTAATGCTGGCTAAGCGTAAAGTTTCTTCCAAGGAATTAGCGAAATCGGTTGGAATTACTCCGCAGAATTTGTCTGTGCTTAAGACCGGAAAGGCCAAAGCTATAAGATTCAGCACTCTTGATGCAATCTGTACGGTTTTGGAATGTCAGCCCGGTGATATTCTGGAATTTAAGGCTGAAAAAGACGATGATTTTTAA
- a CDS encoding 4Fe-4S dicluster domain-containing protein, translated as MLNMTPTVLKNLLSKSSTRMYPVEKREPFDRYRGELFNNIDDCIFCKKCQMKCPSQCITVTKDKDSGTGTWTCDPFACVYCSICVDHCPTNSLYMKPVHRAPSAERQMMEQTGKVKPPKKKAKK; from the coding sequence ATGCTTAACATGACTCCCACTGTACTGAAGAACCTCCTTTCAAAGAGCTCCACGCGTATGTATCCAGTGGAAAAGCGTGAGCCCTTTGACCGATACAGAGGTGAACTGTTCAATAACATTGACGACTGCATTTTCTGTAAGAAATGCCAGATGAAATGCCCTTCTCAGTGCATTACCGTCACTAAAGACAAAGACAGCGGAACCGGCACATGGACTTGTGATCCTTTCGCATGTGTCTACTGCTCCATTTGCGTTGACCACTGCCCGACAAACAGCCTGTACATGAAACCTGTACACCGCGCACCGTCCGCAGAACGTCAGATGATGGAACAGACCGGCAAAGTCAAACCGCCGAAGAAAAAAGCCAAGAAGTAA